The following coding sequences lie in one Candidatus Neomarinimicrobiota bacterium genomic window:
- a CDS encoding IS1595 family transposase, with protein sequence MTMRNKYVKRSHISEKKFRQLVKLFSLDLNAV encoded by the coding sequence ATGACAATGAGAAACAAGTATGTTAAGCGTTCCCATATTTCTGAGAAGAAATTTAGACAGTTGGTTAAGCTGTTTTCTTTGGATCTGAACGCAGT